In the Acidaminococcales bacterium genome, CGGAGCAAAGCCGGCAGCTACGCCCTGCGGGCGGTCTATTACGACCTGCCGGCCTCCACCTACATCAACACCACGCCGGAACTTGATCCGGGCGCGGCCGGCGGCAGCGGCTTCAAAGGCTATACCGTGGGCGGTTCCTACATACTGGCCAAGAACATTGAGTTTGCCCTCGACTACTTTGACTTTGACAGCAAAAAAGGCGATGCTTACGACAACAACCTGCTCTGGACGAGAGTGTTCTTCTACTTCTAAAAACCGGAGAGCGGCTTGTCAAAAACAACAAAACAGCGCTTTACGCCAAGCGGCGGCCATAATGGCCGCCGCTTGCGGTTTTCGGCTTTGCAAAGCCGGCTCCGCCCGTTTCGGCTTTCTTTAGCGGACATATCGGCCCGGCCGGGAACAAAAACACAGGAAGCCGTTTACAGATTTTGCCGCCACAACGGTCGCAACATTGGCCGCGGCGGAAGGACAGACCGACAAGTAGGCCGCCCCTCCCAATCGCCCGTTAAAAGGCAAAAGGGAGACAGGCTTTCGCCCGCTCCCTTTTGCCCCGGTCATTTTTGCCGGGCTTTTTTGATTTCTTTGGTCAAAGCCGGCAGTATTTCAAACAAGTTGCCTACTATGCCATAATCAGCTACCCGAAAGATTGGCGCGTCCGGGTCTTTGTTGATGGCAATGATCGTGTCCGACGAATTCATGCCGGCCAGATGCTGTATCGCGCCGGAAATGCCGCAGGCGATATATATTTTGGGGCCGACGGTTTTGCCGCTTTGCCCTACCTGGTGCAGATGCTCTATCCAGCCGGCATCGACGGCGGCGCGGGAGGCGCCCACGACGCCGCCGATCGCGTCGGCCAAGTCCTCAATCAGTTTGAAGTTTTCCGGCGCGCCCAACCCGCGCCCGCCTGCCACGATATACTCGGCTTCTTCCAAGTTGCAGACAACGCCTTCCGGCAGCTCTTCCCGGACGAATTCGACGCGGTTCGCGCTTGGCGGCAGGGAAAGGCTGAATTTGATCACCTGTCCCGCGCGGCTGCTGTCCGGCGGCGGCTTCTTGAAGGTTTTCGGCCTGACCGTGCCCATCTGCGGCCGCCTGTCCGGGCAGAGGATCTGCGCCATGATATTGCCGCCGAAGGTCGGGCGCGTCCAAATGACCAAATTGGTTTTTTCGTCAACGCCCACGCCGGTGCAGTCGGCGCACAAGCCCGTTTCCAGCCTGGCGGCCACCCGCGGGGCGAAGTCCCGCCCGTCCACGGTAGCGCCGAAAAGCACGGCCTGCGGTTTGTACTCATTGATAAGTTCCACGGTGGCATAAGTGTAGGCGTCGGTATGGAAACGCCCATATTCCGGGCCTTCTATGAGATACACTTTATCCGCGCCGCCGGCGATCGCCTGGCGCGCCAATTGGTCGCCGTCCGCGCCGGTGATGACAAGCGCGGACAGCTCGGCGGAGAGTTTGTCGGCCAGCTCCCGGCCGTGCCCTAAAAGTTCAAATCCCACGTTGCGCAGGATGCCCGCGTTTTGTTCCATGTAGACCAGCAACCCTTTTGCTTCTTCAACGGTTATTTTCATGGCGCACCTTCCTATGCGAGCAGCCCGGCGTCGGACAGTCTGGCCACCAACCGTTTGGCCGACGCTTCGGCGCTGTCTTCTTTAATAATTTCCCCTTGGCCTCTCTGGGTAAGATAAAAGATTTTGGCGACCTTGGTCGGGGAGGCTTTAAGCCCGGTATCTTCCCGTGCCAGGCCGAGATCGGCCGCCGTCCAAACAGGGATGGCGGCCTTGTTTGCTTTCATCCGCCCCTTGATGCTGGGCAGGCGCGGTTCGTTGATGATCTTGGTTACGGTCAAAAGCAGCGGCAATTTCACTTTCAAAACGGCATAGCCACATTCCTCTTCGCGCTTGACGGTCGCTTCGCCGTTTTCGATCGTCAAGCTGACCGCGTTGGTTACCTGCGGCAGATCCAAAAATTCCGCCATTTCCGGCCCTACTTGCGCGGTGTCGCCATCGGTGGCTTGTTTGCCGCAAATGATGAGATCGTAGCCGCCGATCTTTCTGGCGGCGGCGGCCAGCGCCTTGCCCGTGGCCAGAGTGTCCGAACCGCCGAAAGCGGCATCCGAGAGGTGGACCACTTCGTCCGCGCCGGTAGCTAAACATTCTTTCAGCGCTTCCGCAGCCTGCGGCGGGCCCATAGTTACGACCGTAACCTTGCCGCCGTGCTTTTCGCGCTGGATGAGCGCTTCCTCCAAGGCGTTCTTGTCGAAAGGATTGATCACCGACGGAATGCCC is a window encoding:
- a CDS encoding electron transfer flavoprotein subunit beta/FixA family protein, whose translation is MNSIVFIKQVPDIGEVKIDPVTNNLIRQGIPSVINPFDKNALEEALIQREKHGGKVTVVTMGPPQAAEALKECLATGADEVVHLSDAAFGGSDTLATGKALAAAARKIGGYDLIICGKQATDGDTAQVGPEMAEFLDLPQVTNAVSLTIENGEATVKREEECGYAVLKVKLPLLLTVTKIINEPRLPSIKGRMKANKAAIPVWTAADLGLAREDTGLKASPTKVAKIFYLTQRGQGEIIKEDSAEASAKRLVARLSDAGLLA
- a CDS encoding electron transfer flavoprotein subunit alpha/FixB family protein, translating into MKITVEEAKGLLVYMEQNAGILRNVGFELLGHGRELADKLSAELSALVITGADGDQLARQAIAGGADKVYLIEGPEYGRFHTDAYTYATVELINEYKPQAVLFGATVDGRDFAPRVAARLETGLCADCTGVGVDEKTNLVIWTRPTFGGNIMAQILCPDRRPQMGTVRPKTFKKPPPDSSRAGQVIKFSLSLPPSANRVEFVREELPEGVVCNLEEAEYIVAGGRGLGAPENFKLIEDLADAIGGVVGASRAAVDAGWIEHLHQVGQSGKTVGPKIYIACGISGAIQHLAGMNSSDTIIAINKDPDAPIFRVADYGIVGNLFEILPALTKEIKKARQK